The following are encoded in a window of Mycobacteroides chelonae CCUG 47445 genomic DNA:
- a CDS encoding MMPL family transporter — MFAWWGRMVYRYRFIVVAAFVTVCLGSGLFGITLGDHVTQSGFFADNSESVKASVMADDALGRDRTTHVVAVIAAPEGKTVDDPAFQKKVIDHFDQLQKDNPNEVYGWAGWLRAPTTTDPTVKRMVTDDRKHTFVSVSLKGDDDDTILNNYKALSDPDKDHDPAKNKFLLDGVDIQLAGLQPVASELTGTIGTDQQRMEVLSLPIMAVVLFFVFGGVIAAGLPLMVGGLTIAGALGIMRLITLFAPVHFFAQPVVTLIGLGIAIDYSLFIVSRFREEIAEGYDTETAVRRTVITSGRTVMFSATLIAAALMPMLIVPQQFLRSLTYAGIASVLLAAILAVTVLPACLGVLGRHVDALSIKRFSRTKSREELENGFWGRTVVFVMQRPLVFAVPIVIVMLLLIIPLGNLKLGGFSEKYLPPTNSVRVAQEDFDKLFPGFRTETITIVTKGATDSQLNQIRADAMKVPGFVEPGGDKSQMWQRRQSVKTDGDASVKVIQNALINRDTAGAKVKELRAMSVPKGVTMYVGGTPALEQDSIDTVFDKLPLVIVILISVTTILMFLAFGSLVLPIKAAVMSALGLGSTMGILTWIFVDGHFSKWLNFTPTPLTAPVIVLIIVVIYGLSSDYEVFLMSRMIEARHQGLSTTEAVRVGTANTGRIITAAALILIVVAGGFAFSDLVMMKYLAFGLIAALILDATVVRMLLIPAVMKLLGDDCWWAPAWMKRIQVKLGLGEVTLADERKRPTGREQAIAAASSPVGSNARTTKLQIASERTRLPSTPTPRQHDPSAPARPTPPPPAPPTTPVNLAGDDSGDAPATTRMSVPGKNVAPTDAPTTRVPGGNPTGPDAPTTRSSVAGTHRPDRRNADREIESWLGELRGPKQPGSGTAAESGEATTAIPVSKPQPASPSRANGTPGEDATTAMPIATPDATRQGPPRAPRPPQSSQQTPPAADATEALPASGQNREQKQTPQQQQEADEATRRSRGGSVSAQDLLRREGRRI; from the coding sequence GTGTTCGCCTGGTGGGGCCGAATGGTGTACCGGTATCGGTTCATCGTCGTTGCCGCGTTCGTCACGGTCTGCCTGGGTTCCGGGCTTTTCGGGATCACGCTCGGCGACCACGTGACGCAGAGTGGCTTCTTCGCGGACAACAGCGAGTCGGTGAAGGCCTCCGTGATGGCCGACGACGCGCTCGGACGCGACCGAACCACCCACGTCGTCGCCGTCATCGCAGCCCCCGAGGGTAAGACTGTCGACGATCCCGCTTTCCAGAAGAAGGTCATCGACCACTTCGACCAGCTTCAGAAGGACAACCCCAACGAGGTCTACGGCTGGGCCGGCTGGTTACGCGCCCCCACCACCACAGATCCCACCGTCAAACGGATGGTCACCGACGACCGTAAACACACCTTCGTCTCGGTCAGCCTCAAGGGCGACGACGACGACACCATCCTCAACAACTACAAAGCCCTGTCCGATCCGGACAAGGACCACGACCCCGCCAAGAACAAGTTCCTGCTCGACGGCGTGGATATCCAGCTGGCCGGCCTGCAGCCCGTAGCCAGCGAGCTGACCGGAACCATCGGTACCGACCAGCAGCGCATGGAGGTGCTGTCGCTCCCGATCATGGCGGTCGTGCTGTTCTTCGTCTTCGGTGGTGTGATCGCCGCGGGCCTGCCGCTGATGGTCGGCGGTCTGACCATCGCGGGCGCACTCGGCATCATGCGGCTGATCACGCTGTTCGCGCCGGTGCACTTCTTCGCTCAGCCGGTGGTCACGCTCATCGGCCTGGGTATCGCCATCGACTACTCGCTGTTCATCGTCAGCCGCTTCCGCGAGGAAATCGCCGAGGGCTACGACACTGAAACCGCGGTCCGGCGCACCGTCATCACCTCGGGTCGCACCGTGATGTTCTCGGCCACGCTGATCGCGGCTGCCCTGATGCCGATGCTGATCGTGCCGCAGCAGTTCCTGAGGTCGCTGACCTACGCCGGTATCGCCTCGGTGCTACTCGCCGCGATTCTGGCCGTCACCGTCCTGCCGGCGTGCCTGGGTGTTCTCGGGCGCCATGTCGATGCCCTGAGCATCAAGCGATTCAGCCGCACCAAGTCGCGCGAGGAGCTGGAGAACGGCTTCTGGGGACGCACCGTCGTCTTCGTGATGCAGCGTCCGCTGGTATTCGCCGTCCCGATCGTCATCGTGATGCTGCTGCTGATCATCCCGCTGGGCAACCTCAAGCTCGGCGGATTCAGTGAAAAGTACTTGCCGCCAACGAATTCGGTACGCGTGGCTCAAGAGGACTTCGACAAGCTGTTCCCCGGGTTCCGTACCGAGACCATCACCATCGTGACCAAGGGCGCCACGGACTCGCAGCTCAACCAGATCCGGGCCGACGCCATGAAGGTTCCCGGGTTCGTCGAACCCGGCGGAGACAAGAGCCAGATGTGGCAGCGCCGCCAGTCCGTCAAGACCGACGGCGACGCCAGCGTCAAGGTCATCCAGAACGCCCTGATCAACCGTGATACAGCCGGGGCCAAGGTCAAAGAGCTCCGCGCGATGTCCGTTCCCAAGGGCGTCACGATGTACGTCGGCGGTACTCCCGCACTGGAGCAGGACTCGATCGACACCGTGTTCGACAAGCTTCCGCTGGTGATCGTGATCCTGATCAGCGTCACCACAATCCTGATGTTCCTGGCATTCGGCTCACTGGTTTTGCCCATCAAGGCAGCCGTCATGAGCGCCCTCGGCCTGGGGTCGACGATGGGCATCTTGACCTGGATATTCGTCGACGGGCACTTCTCCAAGTGGCTGAATTTCACTCCGACACCGCTTACCGCGCCGGTCATCGTGCTGATCATCGTCGTCATCTACGGCCTCTCCAGCGACTACGAAGTGTTCCTGATGTCCCGCATGATCGAGGCGCGGCATCAGGGCCTGTCGACCACCGAGGCCGTGCGCGTGGGTACCGCCAATACCGGGCGGATCATCACCGCGGCCGCGTTGATCCTGATCGTGGTGGCCGGCGGCTTCGCCTTCTCCGATCTGGTGATGATGAAGTATCTGGCCTTCGGTCTCATCGCCGCCTTGATCTTGGACGCCACCGTGGTCCGCATGTTGCTCATCCCTGCGGTCATGAAGCTGCTCGGCGACGACTGCTGGTGGGCACCGGCCTGGATGAAGCGCATCCAGGTGAAGCTCGGGCTGGGCGAGGTCACCCTGGCGGACGAGCGCAAGCGTCCGACCGGACGCGAGCAGGCCATCGCGGCTGCCAGTTCCCCGGTCGGGTCCAATGCGCGCACCACCAAGCTGCAGATTGCCTCCGAGCGCACCCGGTTGCCCTCGACACCCACACCGCGCCAACATGATCCGTCCGCACCGGCGCGGCCCACTCCGCCGCCTCCCGCTCCCCCGACCACTCCGGTCAACCTCGCGGGCGATGACAGTGGGGATGCCCCTGCGACGACGCGGATGTCGGTGCCCGGCAAGAACGTTGCGCCTACCGACGCGCCCACCACGCGCGTACCCGGCGGCAATCCGACGGGCCCGGACGCTCCGACCACCCGCAGCAGCGTTGCGGGAACGCACCGCCCGGACCGCCGTAATGCCGACCGTGAGATCGAGTCCTGGCTCGGCGAGTTGCGTGGCCCCAAGCAGCCCGGCTCCGGCACCGCCGCCGAATCCGGTGAAGCAACCACCGCTATCCCGGTATCCAAGCCGCAGCCGGCATCGCCGAGCCGCGCCAATGGCACACCCGGCGAGGATGCGACGACCGCGATGCCCATCGCTACACCGGATGCCACGCGGCAGGGACCGCCCCGGGCTCCGCGTCCTCCGCAGTCCTCGCAGCAGACTCCTCCTGCCGCCGACGCCACCGAGGCACTCCCGGCGTCCGGGCAGAATCGCGAGCAGAAGCAGACGCCGCAACAGCAACAGGAAGCGGACGAGGCCACTCGCCGTAGCCGGGGCGGCAGTGTCAGCGCACAGGACCTGCTACGCCGCGAGGGGCGCCGCATCTAG
- a CDS encoding NYN domain-containing protein, which translates to MERPNTVDETAHRRRVLRVLLVWDAPNLDMGLGAIIGGRPSAENRPRFDALGRWLLERTAAYSADHPDCLVEPEATVFTNIAPGSADVVRPWVEALRNVGFAVFAKPKIDEDSDVDVDMLAHIELRSDEGLAGVLVASADGQAFREPMEKIAGDGVPVSVLGFREHASWALTSDTLEFVDLEDIPGVFPRALPRVGLDSLPDEGAWLQPFRPLSALLTTRT; encoded by the coding sequence TTGGAGCGCCCCAACACCGTGGACGAGACGGCCCACCGACGCCGGGTGCTGCGAGTACTGCTGGTGTGGGACGCACCCAACCTCGACATGGGCCTGGGCGCCATCATCGGCGGCCGCCCCTCTGCGGAGAACCGGCCACGGTTCGACGCCCTGGGCCGCTGGCTGCTCGAACGCACGGCCGCCTATTCGGCGGATCACCCCGATTGCCTCGTCGAACCCGAGGCCACAGTGTTTACCAATATCGCGCCGGGAAGTGCCGACGTGGTGCGCCCATGGGTCGAGGCGCTGCGCAATGTTGGGTTTGCGGTATTTGCCAAACCCAAGATCGACGAAGACAGCGACGTCGACGTCGACATGCTTGCTCACATTGAGCTGCGGTCCGATGAAGGCCTGGCCGGGGTGCTTGTGGCCTCGGCGGATGGTCAGGCTTTCCGTGAACCGATGGAGAAAATCGCCGGTGACGGGGTGCCCGTCAGTGTGCTGGGATTTCGCGAACATGCGAGTTGGGCGCTAACCTCGGATACTCTGGAGTTCGTCGATCTCGAGGACATACCCGGAGTTTTCCCCCGAGCCTTACCGCGGGTGGGTCTAGATTCGCTCCCCGACGAAGGCGCCTGGTTGCAGCCATTCCGACCCTTGTCGGCGTTGCTGACGACGAGGACGTGA
- a CDS encoding DUF6802 family protein, with protein sequence MIEGFDQGFHEGLGGLGEGVHEPGHALSPDLHVDHHMYLPTDGGLVDLGTDLIDTDHDGIGDTVTLHEPDGLSVVSDIDEDGIADKVTTFGADGTYETWARGAGAHWELIEHGRVGGK encoded by the coding sequence ATGATCGAAGGTTTTGACCAGGGTTTCCATGAGGGCCTTGGTGGGCTAGGTGAAGGGGTGCACGAACCCGGCCATGCGCTCAGCCCCGATCTGCACGTCGATCACCACATGTACCTGCCCACCGACGGCGGTCTGGTGGACCTCGGAACAGACCTCATCGACACCGACCATGACGGTATCGGCGACACCGTCACGCTGCATGAACCGGACGGGTTGTCGGTGGTGTCCGACATCGACGAGGACGGTATCGCCGACAAGGTGACCACGTTCGGGGCGGACGGCACGTATGAGACCTGGGCCCGCGGTGCGGGTGCGCACTGGGAGCTCATCGAGCACGGTCGCGTCGGCGGTAAGTAA
- the trmB gene encoding tRNA (guanosine(46)-N7)-methyltransferase TrmB, translated as MSDHGKMRYDGQERGCVASETATDELPGTGGVDSTAGTDGRDHHPRRVSSFRSRGSSLSDGQQKAWDKSWPAYGRVARETDGTCPPLEPAAWFGRNAPLILEIGCGTGTSTAAMALEEPQFDVLAVEVYRKGLAQLLSAIDREGIENIRLIRGDALDVLEYLLPSASLTAARVFFPDPWPKARHHKRRLLQPGTVALLSDRLRPGGTLHVATDHADYAQHIAEVGDNESTLRRLELDDPRIPVSVNRPTTKFEGKAHTVGSAINDFVWERL; from the coding sequence ATGAGTGACCATGGGAAGATGCGTTATGACGGCCAGGAGCGGGGCTGTGTGGCATCTGAAACAGCCACCGACGAGCTCCCTGGGACCGGCGGTGTCGATTCCACTGCCGGTACGGACGGCCGCGACCACCACCCCCGCCGCGTATCCAGCTTCCGTTCACGAGGGTCATCGCTGTCCGACGGCCAGCAGAAGGCCTGGGATAAATCCTGGCCGGCCTATGGTCGCGTCGCCCGCGAAACCGACGGCACCTGCCCGCCACTAGAACCCGCGGCCTGGTTCGGCCGCAATGCGCCCTTGATTCTTGAAATCGGCTGTGGCACAGGCACATCCACCGCTGCGATGGCGCTAGAAGAACCGCAATTCGATGTGCTTGCGGTGGAGGTATACCGCAAGGGCCTGGCACAGTTGCTCTCGGCGATCGATCGTGAGGGCATCGAGAACATCCGGTTGATCCGCGGCGATGCCCTGGACGTGCTGGAGTACCTGCTGCCGTCGGCATCGCTGACCGCAGCGCGGGTGTTCTTCCCGGACCCCTGGCCCAAGGCCCGCCATCACAAACGGCGGCTGCTCCAGCCGGGCACCGTGGCACTGCTGTCGGACCGTCTCCGTCCGGGCGGCACCCTGCATGTGGCCACCGACCATGCGGACTACGCCCAGCACATCGCCGAGGTGGGCGACAACGAATCCACGCTGCGGCGCCTCGAGCTCGACGATCCCCGCATTCCCGTCTCCGTGAACCGGCCCACCACTAAGTTCGAGGGGAAAGCGCACACGGTCGGCAGTGCGATCAACGACTTCGTCTGGGAGCGATTGTGA